One genomic segment of Hydrocarboniclastica marina includes these proteins:
- a CDS encoding zeta toxin family protein yields MIDRFINADLIAAGLSPFAPEKELIAASRLFLREIEQCISRRESFSFETTLSGRSYLKLIRRLQADAWHVELVYLALPNKELSKLRVAERVSHGGHNIPEKDILRRFPRSLNNLLNLFSTVVDHCACFMNDRTPPKLIFENRNGSRIISDQDLYSHLLSESEV; encoded by the coding sequence GTGATCGATAGGTTTATCAACGCTGACTTGATTGCCGCTGGCCTTTCTCCTTTCGCGCCCGAAAAAGAGCTGATTGCGGCAAGCCGGCTGTTCCTGAGGGAGATCGAGCAATGCATATCCCGTCGGGAGAGCTTCAGTTTTGAAACGACGCTATCTGGGAGGAGTTACCTCAAGTTGATCAGGCGCTTGCAAGCCGATGCCTGGCATGTGGAGCTTGTATACCTCGCTTTGCCAAACAAAGAATTGTCCAAGCTGCGAGTGGCAGAAAGAGTGTCGCATGGAGGCCATAACATTCCGGAAAAAGATATATTGCGCAGGTTTCCCCGGAGCCTGAACAACCTGCTGAATTTGTTCAGTACCGTCGTAGACCACTGCGCGTGTTTTATGAACGACCGAACGCCGCCGAAATTGATCTTTGAAAACCGAAACGGGTCCCGGATAATTAGTGACCAGGATCTCTACAGCCACTTGCTCAGCGAGTCCGAAGTATGA
- a CDS encoding helix-turn-helix domain-containing protein — protein sequence MRIQIQIIEKEGKPEYAVIPYDECLKLLELAEDAIDLTDADKAMRELARGDDERVPAEVTDRLLSGDEHPLKVWREHRGMTQEALGATANVVKSYISQIEAFKKAGSTRVLRALAGAIDVDVDDLLVD from the coding sequence ATGCGTATCCAGATCCAGATCATTGAGAAAGAAGGCAAGCCAGAGTACGCGGTCATCCCTTATGATGAATGCCTGAAGCTCCTCGAGCTGGCCGAAGATGCTATCGACCTAACCGACGCTGATAAAGCGATGAGAGAGCTTGCTCGGGGCGATGATGAACGAGTACCGGCTGAGGTCACTGATCGCTTATTGTCGGGCGATGAGCATCCGTTAAAGGTCTGGCGAGAGCATCGCGGCATGACCCAAGAGGCGTTGGGTGCCACCGCAAACGTAGTAAAGTCATATATATCTCAGATTGAAGCATTTAAAAAAGCAGGCTCTACGCGCGTTCTGCGTGCACTCGCTGGAGCGATTGATGTTGATGTGGATGACCTGCTGGTAGACTGA
- a CDS encoding REP-associated tyrosine transposase has protein sequence MADYIRTRQHGGSYFFTVVAYQRQPILTDSAVRADLRQSIAEVRAKMPFRIDAWVLLQDHMHCIWTMPESHYNFSKRWGMIKAACSRRLNENAGAYFPKSFSQQRRRENTLWQRRFWEHQIRDQRDLNNHLDYLHYNPVKHGLVSRPEDWPYSSFHRYLNAGFYEQGWGAGENITGDFGE, from the coding sequence ATGGCGGACTATATTCGAACTCGCCAGCACGGCGGCAGCTATTTTTTCACTGTTGTCGCGTATCAGCGCCAGCCTATTCTGACTGATTCAGCCGTACGGGCTGATTTGCGCCAAAGCATTGCCGAAGTTCGGGCGAAAATGCCGTTCCGTATCGACGCCTGGGTGCTGCTGCAGGACCATATGCATTGTATTTGGACAATGCCGGAATCGCACTACAACTTTTCCAAGCGGTGGGGAATGATCAAAGCGGCCTGCAGCAGGCGTTTGAATGAAAATGCAGGGGCATACTTTCCAAAATCATTCTCTCAGCAGCGAAGACGCGAAAATACTCTCTGGCAACGACGCTTTTGGGAACACCAAATCCGCGACCAGCGGGACCTCAATAATCACCTCGACTATCTCCACTATAACCCAGTGAAGCATGGGCTAGTGTCGCGCCCTGAGGACTGGCCGTACTCATCTTTCCACCGCTACCTCAACGCCGGCTTCTACGAACAGGGTTGGGGCGCAGGCGAGAATATAACTGGTGATTTTGGCGAATGA
- a CDS encoding tyrosine-type recombinase/integrase, protein MPKMVVEMSALEVRRLGHGTVKKTGRKSKRGQPTTALHAVGGVSGLYLCCRPPAALQATGARSWILRTTVGSRRVDLGLGGFPDVTLAQARERAREIKERIRCDGYDPIAAKRATKSALIAEQAKQRTFEQIAKQYYEKKCLEYSGRDPHKQARRLKQHLDDYCIPALGQIIMGELSPRHVVQALGPIWVKKTPTAERVRATIENVCEIVRNDGVLTNGLNPARWKGNLEHFLADPKTIHSEEHQPTVGYEALPRFWNLLIDRDTIPARALEFQILTAARPGEARFAEWQEIDLKEKVWTVPGWKVKGRKDKRKDHKVPLTARALEILRSIPRDGGSYVSVR, encoded by the coding sequence ATGCCGAAGATGGTAGTAGAAATGAGCGCGCTGGAAGTCCGCCGGCTCGGGCATGGGACAGTTAAAAAGACAGGCCGTAAATCGAAGCGTGGTCAGCCAACAACCGCCCTGCATGCAGTCGGCGGAGTTTCAGGTCTTTATCTGTGTTGCCGCCCGCCGGCCGCGCTGCAGGCAACAGGGGCGCGTTCCTGGATTTTAAGAACCACCGTCGGGTCACGACGCGTCGATCTCGGACTCGGTGGATTTCCAGATGTGACGCTGGCACAAGCTCGGGAGCGAGCACGGGAGATCAAAGAACGCATCCGTTGCGATGGCTATGATCCCATTGCTGCAAAAAGAGCTACGAAATCTGCTCTGATCGCAGAGCAAGCAAAACAGAGAACATTTGAACAAATCGCGAAACAGTATTACGAAAAAAAGTGTCTTGAGTACTCTGGGCGGGATCCGCACAAGCAAGCACGACGTCTCAAACAGCATCTCGATGATTACTGTATCCCAGCTCTAGGGCAAATCATTATGGGCGAGCTGAGTCCCCGCCACGTCGTGCAGGCTCTCGGACCGATCTGGGTGAAAAAAACGCCTACCGCTGAACGTGTGCGAGCCACTATCGAGAATGTGTGCGAAATTGTTAGAAATGATGGCGTATTGACGAACGGATTGAACCCCGCCCGTTGGAAGGGCAACCTTGAACACTTCCTGGCAGACCCAAAAACCATTCATTCCGAAGAGCATCAGCCAACAGTCGGCTATGAGGCGCTTCCGCGATTCTGGAATTTGCTAATAGATCGCGACACGATCCCCGCCAGAGCACTAGAGTTTCAGATACTTACAGCTGCTCGCCCTGGAGAAGCCCGGTTTGCTGAATGGCAAGAGATAGATCTAAAGGAAAAAGTGTGGACTGTGCCCGGCTGGAAGGTCAAAGGCAGGAAGGATAAGCGCAAAGACCACAAAGTCCCACTGACTGCCCGAGCCCTTGAGATTCTTCGGTCTATACCACGAGATGGCGGTAGTTATGTAAGCGTCCGGTGA